A part of Rhodopirellula bahusiensis genomic DNA contains:
- the dtd gene encoding D-aminoacyl-tRNA deacylase, whose translation MKIVLQRSGQASVSVDGEIVGQIDRGLVALIGIGHDDTEATAAALADKTAGLRIFSDENGKMNRNVIDAGGNVLAISQFTLLADCRKGRRPAFTDAAPPERAKELYEHFVSELRKTGLSVPCGIFAADMAVSLTNDGPVTIILEL comes from the coding sequence ATGAAAATTGTTTTGCAACGCAGCGGACAAGCCAGCGTTTCAGTGGACGGAGAAATCGTTGGCCAAATCGACCGCGGATTGGTGGCATTGATCGGGATTGGACACGACGACACGGAAGCGACCGCAGCCGCACTGGCTGACAAAACCGCTGGGCTTCGGATCTTTTCCGACGAAAACGGAAAGATGAACCGAAATGTGATCGATGCCGGTGGGAATGTTCTCGCGATCAGCCAATTCACGCTGCTGGCCGATTGCCGAAAAGGACGCCGGCCCGCGTTCACCGACGCCGCGCCTCCCGAGCGAGCCAAAGAGCTCTACGAGCATTTCGTCAGCGAGCTTCGCAAAACGGGACTGTCGGTCCCATGCGGCATCTTCGCTGCCGACATGGCCGTTTCGCTGACCAACGACGGACCGGTCACGATCATCTTGGAACTCTGA